A single region of the Brachypodium distachyon strain Bd21 chromosome 3, Brachypodium_distachyon_v3.0, whole genome shotgun sequence genome encodes:
- the LOC100829717 gene encoding auxin-responsive protein SAUR32, protein MKEAAAGGERKSSSSNILAKTLQKCRSLGGGGHHRRHHPSSSSGTGSSAPPSPSPHHRPMACSVPAGCFAVLVGPEKERFAVRARCANHPLFRALLDEAETEYGFAGCDGPLELPCAVDDFMEVMWEMEQQGGHGGSASPSCARFAGARHHHHHQHHQQQGYHMMSPGSSFLVAGRS, encoded by the coding sequence ATGAAGGAAGCTGCAGCTggaggggagaggaagagcagcagcagcaacatccTGGCCAAGACGCTCCAGAAGTGCCGCTCCCTggggggcggcggccaccacCGGCGGCATCATCCGTCGTCAAGCTCTGGCACTGGCAGCAGCGCcccgccatcgccgtcgcctCACCATCGCCCTATGGCGTGCTCGGTGCCGGCGGGGTGCTTCGCGGTGCTGGTGGGCCCGGAGAAGGAGCGGTTCGCGGTGCGGGCCCGGTGCGCCAACCACCCGTTGTTCCGGGCGCTGCTGGATGAGGCCGAGACGGAGTACGGCTTCGCGGGATGCGACGGGCCCCTGGAGCTGCCCTGCGCCGTCGACGACTTCATGGAGGTCATGTGGGAGATGGAGCAGCAGGGGGGCCACGGCGGATCCGCATCCCCCAGCTGCGCGCGCTTCGCCGGCGCcaggcaccaccaccaccaccagcaccaccagcagcagggGTACCACATGATGAGCCCCGGCTCGTCgttcctcgtcgccggccgctCCTGA